The genomic stretch AGAAGAAGATGGCGGATTGGGAGCAGGAGCGCGAGGTCGCGTCCTGGTACGATCGCATCGAGCAGGTCAACGAGCGCCCACCGCAGGAACCGCCGATCGAGGTGGCCTTCCGCCTGGTCGCGACGATCAACGAAGCCCGACTCGAGGTGAAGGAAGGCGTCAACGGCCTCTGGACCCAGATTCGCGAGAAGGGCGACATCGAGCGCCTGGTCACGATGCACCATCAGGCCGCGTTGCGTATGGATGCCTCCAGCCAGGTGCTGTGGGAGCATTTCCTCGCCTACTACCGCGACCATAGCGACATCACCTTCGACTTCGACCAAGAGGAAGCGTGCCGCTTCATGAACCGTGTGTTCCGCCAGCCGGCCTTGAAAGGCTATCTGGTGAACCTGGACGAACGCGAGTTCAAGGTCGTGACCGAGGCCCTCAAGTGGGTCTGCGAAGACGACCCCTACGATCCTAGCAGCTTCGCCCTGCAACTCGTGACGGACAGTGGTGAGAACGTCTCCCACTCCGTGCGCATGCTGCCGGGCCGCAAGGAGCTCTATCAGTCCGATGAAACGGTGTTCCCCGGTCCGCCGCGCTGGCTGGAGGAGACGGAAGTGATGCCGCGCTACCTCATCCCGAAGCGGGTGATCGACTCGCTGGAAGGCGTGGAATTCCTCCGCAAGATCGGCGCCTCCCTGCCGGAATCGCTGAAGAAGCGCGTGGTGGATCTGGAGCTGAAGCCGAAGTTCGAGATGAAGCTCGTCGCCGGCCTGACGGCCGCGGAAACCGAGCACCTCGTCATCGATGTGACGGCGATCGAGTCCAAGGAACGCCGCACCGAGCGCCTGACCAAGGAAGGCTGGGAACTCGTCGAGCAATCCGCGCTCAAGGGCAAGCAGCTGCTGCGCTTCGCTCGCGAAGAACTTTATCCGGTGCCGTCCCTCCTCGATGAGATGGGCCTCACCTACGACGAGAAGCTCCTCTCCTTCAAATCCCGCATCACCAAGCAATTCCCGGAGAAATTCGCGGAGTGGATCAAGGCAATGCCGGAGTCGGTGGAGCTCGATATCGACCTCCGCCTGAAGTCGATCCTTAACGATCCGGTCACTGCGGCAGTCCGCTTCGAGGTGATCAACCAGGAGATCGACTGGTTCGACCTGCGCATCGTGATCGATGTGGAAGGCGTCAATCTTTCCAAGGCGCAGATCCGCCAGCTCGTCGCCGCACGCGGTGGCTACGTCCGCATGGATGACGGCTCGTGGATGCGGCTGGAGATCAAGCTCGATGCCGACCAGCGCGAGGCGGTCACCCGCCTGGGTCTCGATCCCTTCGACCTTTCCGGCGAAACGCACCGCATGCACGCGTTGCAGCTCGCCGACCCGAAGGCGGCCGATGTTTTCGACCCGAAGGCGTGGAAGCGCATCAAGGACCGTGCCGGCGACATCCAGATCGAGGTGATGCCGGATGTCCCCGACAAGCTGAATGCGACGCTGCGTCCGTATCAGGTCGATGGCTTCCGATTCCTCGCCTACCTCGCGACCAACAACTTCGGAGGCATCCTCGCCGACGACATGGGTCTCGGTAAGACGATCCAGTCGCTGACCTACGTGCTCTGGCTGATGGAAGAGGCCGAGAAGAACAAAGAAGCTCACCGCCCGGTGCTGGTGGTCTGTCCGAAGTCCGTCCTGGACGTGTGGGCGAGCGAGGCCGTGAAGTTCGCTCCCGGTGTCCGCGTGAAAGTCCTTCGCAACCGCGAGGACCTCAACGTCAAGGAGACCCAGGAGGACATCGACATGCTGGTGCTGAACTACGCCCAGCTCCGCGTCTGTGGCGACCTGCTCAACGAGATCAAGTGGCTGACCACGATCCTCGACGAAGGCCAGCAGATCAAGAACCCGGACTCGAAGGCCGCCAAGTGTGCCCGCGAGCTGGATTCCGCGAACCGCCTGGTCCTCACCGGTACGCCGATTGAGAACCGCCTGCTCGACATGTGGTCGTTGATGGCCTTCGCGATGCCCGGCGTGCTTGGCAGCCGCGCTTACTTCAAGAAGCGCTTCGACAAGCGGAAGGATCCGCTGTCGCAGAACCGTCTGGCCGCCCGCCTGCGTCCGTTCCTGCTCCGTCGCACCAAGTTGCAGGTGGCCCAGGACCTGCCGCCGCGGACGGAAGAGGAGGTCTACTCCAAGATGGAGAACATCCAGCAGGAGCTCTACAAGGCGGAGCTCAAGCGCATCCAGAAGGCCCTGCTCGGTCTCGACTCGGATGAAGCGGTGAAGAAGAACTCCTTCGCCATTCTCCAAGGCCTGATGCGTCTTCGCCAGATCTGCTGTCACCCCGGCCTGATCGATCCGAAGTACCTCAAGGAAGAGTCCGCCAAGATGGAGTCGCTCTTCTACCTCCTGGACCAGCTCCACGAGGAAGGCCACAAAGTACTAGTGTTCTCGCAGTTCGTCTCGATGCTCGACCTGATCAAGGCGCGCCTCGAACTCGAAGCCCGTCCGTTCCACTACCTCACCGGCCAGACCAAGGACCGCAAGGGCGAGATCGAACGCTTCCAGACGACGAAGGATCCGTCCGTCTTCATGCTCTCGCTGAAGGCCGGTGGCGCCGGTCTGAACCTGACTTCGGCCTCCTACGTCATCCTCTACGATCCGTGGTGGAACCCGGCGGTGGAAAACCAAGCCATCGACCGAACCCACCGTATCGGTCAGAAGAACAAGGTCATCGCGTATCGTCTGCTTACCCGCGACACCGTGGAAGAGAAGATCCGCATCCTGCAGCACCAGAAGACCCAGCTCGTGACGAACGTGCTCGGCGACGAAGGCTTCGCCTCGAACCTCGGACTGGAAGACCTGCAGTTCATCCTCAACCACGGCGGCGAGGACGAGGAGAACGGCTGATCACCATCAGCAAACCAAGCATCTCACAGGGGGCGGACCGCAAGGTCCGCCCTTTCTGCGTGTTTCAGAATCCACGAGCCCGGTCAGCGGAATTTCTTGAAGACCGCTCGCTGCGTGGCGTCCGGACCGGGGAGCTGGTTGCGATAGAAGGTGAAGGAATTCACGGCCGAGAGCTGACCATCATTCTTGCTCGCGGAGCCGACCCATGCCCCGTCCGGAAGGCTGCCGACCTTGCGCTTCACGAAGTCCACATGCGAGAGACCGAAGTCCGGCGTGTAGTGGGTGACCTCCTCACCTTGGACGATGATGAGGAAGTAGTAGCCTTCGCGGATCGGGATGCGGGAGTCTTCGGACGGGAGCATATCCGGCGGAGATAAGCACGGGCGACGGCCACGCAAGGGTTTTCTAGCAGCACTCGGCCACCCCGCGGCTTTGGCATCGCGCGCAACCCAACGGGGATGGGCGGGTTGACTCATCCATCATGAAATCAATTGCCGTGTGGGTCTTGGCCATGGCTGCCACAGCCGGATTCGTCGCTGCGGAGCCTCTGGCGTACGATCCGCTGAAAGTGCCCGAGGTGGAGATCGTCTCGAAGACCTTCGAGGTGAAGGACGCCGGGCGGAACCGCACGCTGCCGATCCGTGTTTACTTGCCGGAGGGAAAGGACGCGGCTCCGGTGATTCTCTTTTCCCATGGTCTCGGTGGATCCCGGGACAACAGCCCCTACCTGGGGAATCATTGGGCAAAGCGCGGCTATGCCGTCGTCTTCGTCCAGCATCCCGGCAGCGACGAAAGTGTCTGGAAGGATGCCGCCATGCTGGAAAGGATGGGCGCGATGAAACAGGCCGCTTCGATCGAGAACTATCTCAACCGGGCCAAGGATGTCCCCGCGGTCATCGACGCTCTAACCCGCTGGAACGGAGAAAAGGACCATGCTTTGTCCGGCAGGCTGGATCTCGAGCATCTCGGCATGTCTGGGCATTCGTTCGGTGCCCAGACCACGCAGGCATTGGCGGGGCAGGGGGCACGGCCGCGATTGTCGCTGGCCGAGCCGCGGATCGATGCCGCGGTGATGATGAGCCCGAGTCCTCCGGCGATTGGTGATCCGGCGAAGTCGTTTGCCGGGATCAAGATCCCCTGTCTGCTTCTGACCGGCACCCGCGATGACAGCCCGATCGGCAATACCACCCCGGCGGATCGCTTGAAGGTTTTCCCGCATCTCAATCAAGCACCGGCATGGCAGGTGGTCTTCGATCAAGCGACCCACATGGACTTCGGCCAACGCGAGAAGGCCGGATCTGCCGCGGGATCCACTCGTTATCACAAGGCGATTCTGGCGCTCACCACCGCCTTTTGGGATGCTGAATTGAAAGCCAAGCCGGAGGCCAAGGCTTGGCTGAATGGCGAGAAGGCTCGCTCGGTGCTGGTTGCCGCCGACAGATGGGAGAGCAACGGGAAGGCGAAGGAATGACGGCACCCGATACCCTTTCTTGCGGCCGGATCAGGTCGCTTGCGGGATGATCTGGTAGATGGCTTCGTTGTCGCGGTAGCCTTTGGCGAGATCAGTCCTGCCGAGATAGATGCAGGTGAAGCCGCGAATCCCCTGCAGATGCGCAAGCGCCGCGAACTCCCGGGTGGCGAAGATTTCCCCGGGCTTGGTCACAGGCTCGAGCCGGGCCGTCTGCGTGGTGTGACGTCCGGTGAACGACAGATGCCGCACGACAGGATCCGCGATGGCGAAGACCGGTCCGGCGTGCACGGCGAAGCGCACGCTTAGCTCGGCGGGGAGGCCCGCAGCCTCCCAAAGAGCTTCGCCCTGCGGCGGCGGACATAGCGCGTTGCGCAATTCCAACGCCAGCATGCCGGCGTCCTCGATGGTGTCGAACACCATGTAGAATTCGTCACCCCAGGTGTTGATGACCACGGGCCGATGCGCCGATCGCGCGATGACGGCAGAAGTCGTACCCATGAATTTCTCGACGAACAATGGCAACTGAGCCTCGGTGAGGCGGCTGAAGTGCCGTACATCCGCAAAGAGCATGGCCTTGAGATGCTGCTCTTGGAAGCCGAAGCAGAAACGCGCGCGAGGTGCGGCCGGGCGCTCCACCGTGGTTCCGAATGGGCCGCCACCCAGCGCGATGATGTCCACGGCGTGGCCGCGCTGCTGCCAGAACGACACGAAATCCGCCGTTCCCCCGCATCCGTCGCCAGGCCGCCCGTCCCAGACAGCGACCGGCCGAATATCCAGCCCGAGAAAATCCGCCTTCATGCAGGCGAGCCCGGCCATGACTTCCTGCGCGTACTGGTAGCTGAGGGAGTCCGGCACGGGCTGGTGCCGGCTGGCCTCGATCACCTCGTAGGCACCCGTCATCAGCTCCCGGCAGCGGTCCGCCCAGTCGGATCCGGCATACTCGGCATTGCACTGCACGAAGTTCTCCCGCGGACTGGAGAGCACCAAGGTGGCCTCGACCGGGGCCTGCGCTGTGAGAGCCTCTGCTATCAGGATGTCCGCGCCTGCCGCCGCCGATCCAAATGCGATGAGCGGGAACCGGGGTTGAACTTGCTTGCGAAGGGACGTGAGCAAGTCGCCGATGGCCCCGTTCACCGTGCCGATCATCTCAGGGGTGAAGCGTGCCTCGGCGCGATAGCTCTCATCGACCCGGTGGCCTCCATACACGATCACCGGGGGAAGCCCGAAACATGGGTCGAACCGGTCTCTGCCCCATCCTTGCTTCCCGGCGATCAAGCGGGCTTGTTTGCGGGTTGC from Luteolibacter arcticus encodes the following:
- a CDS encoding RyR domain-containing protein, whose product is MPASAYRPRRIDASTIEFTVEQQAIIESLAEQVHDEWSEGRISAGWIYGPERSDSRKETPCLVPYDELPESEKEYDRRTAVCAVKAIMLMGYDLVPNPVRLPSGSREGMKKHLLECLQTPGSGTAAAVWRICESWGNAEIGLELLLSLAKTALANGELWICGEVLARWHSHHEQQNDDAADPMFRLIEARFLVQTGAYLKAQEILLGLTAAGHQDGETLGLLARTRKDAWCDAETVRRRTEAVAPDSVEAVAAAAAADRALEACRRACMEAFAAEPGNYYPGINAATIHLMAGRLAEARELASRVIELCHREVEQAGPNAWNLATIAEAHAILGNADEAHRFYTEGARQAGAGLRDVCATRKQARLIAGKQGWGRDRFDPCFGLPPVIVYGGHRVDESYRAEARFTPEMIGTVNGAIGDLLTSLRKQVQPRFPLIAFGSAAAGADILIAEALTAQAPVEATLVLSSPRENFVQCNAEYAGSDWADRCRELMTGAYEVIEASRHQPVPDSLSYQYAQEVMAGLACMKADFLGLDIRPVAVWDGRPGDGCGGTADFVSFWQQRGHAVDIIALGGGPFGTTVERPAAPRARFCFGFQEQHLKAMLFADVRHFSRLTEAQLPLFVEKFMGTTSAVIARSAHRPVVINTWGDEFYMVFDTIEDAGMLALELRNALCPPPQGEALWEAAGLPAELSVRFAVHAGPVFAIADPVVRHLSFTGRHTTQTARLEPVTKPGEIFATREFAALAHLQGIRGFTCIYLGRTDLAKGYRDNEAIYQIIPQAT
- a CDS encoding DEAD/DEAH box helicase, coding for MNPDRATLNFLNSFPEEARKRGERLQKDGAVTQIFGNHLFIQGRVEDETGTFRTSLRLQGNRWFGSCTAEDELIAAACQYATMMERMHRGEDLPESPNEFDDTPVLDIIEEKLGRELDDKEADFVSKIEKRYRRYVIEGELHDHDMVRITPRWEITTYEPLELWPMPPGDILEFWNYLAYAFYKKKLPYPDFMNVITDLAHVQKKMADWEQEREVASWYDRIEQVNERPPQEPPIEVAFRLVATINEARLEVKEGVNGLWTQIREKGDIERLVTMHHQAALRMDASSQVLWEHFLAYYRDHSDITFDFDQEEACRFMNRVFRQPALKGYLVNLDEREFKVVTEALKWVCEDDPYDPSSFALQLVTDSGENVSHSVRMLPGRKELYQSDETVFPGPPRWLEETEVMPRYLIPKRVIDSLEGVEFLRKIGASLPESLKKRVVDLELKPKFEMKLVAGLTAAETEHLVIDVTAIESKERRTERLTKEGWELVEQSALKGKQLLRFAREELYPVPSLLDEMGLTYDEKLLSFKSRITKQFPEKFAEWIKAMPESVELDIDLRLKSILNDPVTAAVRFEVINQEIDWFDLRIVIDVEGVNLSKAQIRQLVAARGGYVRMDDGSWMRLEIKLDADQREAVTRLGLDPFDLSGETHRMHALQLADPKAADVFDPKAWKRIKDRAGDIQIEVMPDVPDKLNATLRPYQVDGFRFLAYLATNNFGGILADDMGLGKTIQSLTYVLWLMEEAEKNKEAHRPVLVVCPKSVLDVWASEAVKFAPGVRVKVLRNREDLNVKETQEDIDMLVLNYAQLRVCGDLLNEIKWLTTILDEGQQIKNPDSKAAKCARELDSANRLVLTGTPIENRLLDMWSLMAFAMPGVLGSRAYFKKRFDKRKDPLSQNRLAARLRPFLLRRTKLQVAQDLPPRTEEEVYSKMENIQQELYKAELKRIQKALLGLDSDEAVKKNSFAILQGLMRLRQICCHPGLIDPKYLKEESAKMESLFYLLDQLHEEGHKVLVFSQFVSMLDLIKARLELEARPFHYLTGQTKDRKGEIERFQTTKDPSVFMLSLKAGGAGLNLTSASYVILYDPWWNPAVENQAIDRTHRIGQKNKVIAYRLLTRDTVEEKIRILQHQKTQLVTNVLGDEGFASNLGLEDLQFILNHGGEDEENG
- a CDS encoding alpha/beta hydrolase family protein, with the protein product MKSIAVWVLAMAATAGFVAAEPLAYDPLKVPEVEIVSKTFEVKDAGRNRTLPIRVYLPEGKDAAPVILFSHGLGGSRDNSPYLGNHWAKRGYAVVFVQHPGSDESVWKDAAMLERMGAMKQAASIENYLNRAKDVPAVIDALTRWNGEKDHALSGRLDLEHLGMSGHSFGAQTTQALAGQGARPRLSLAEPRIDAAVMMSPSPPAIGDPAKSFAGIKIPCLLLTGTRDDSPIGNTTPADRLKVFPHLNQAPAWQVVFDQATHMDFGQREKAGSAAGSTRYHKAILALTTAFWDAELKAKPEAKAWLNGEKARSVLVAADRWESNGKAKE